In Denticeps clupeoides chromosome 1, fDenClu1.1, whole genome shotgun sequence, a single window of DNA contains:
- the LOC114775199 gene encoding ragulator complex protein LAMTOR3 isoform X2: protein MLQDLRRFLYKQLPSVEGLHAIVVTDRDGVPVIKVANDNAPEYALRPTFLSTFALATDQGSKLGLSKNKSIICYYNTYQIVQFNRLPLVISFIASSNANTGLIISLEKELVPLIDELRHVVEVA from the exons ATGTTGCAGGATCTGAGAAGGTTTTTATATAAACAGTTACCCAG tgtgGAGGGGCTACATGCTATCGTGGTGACGGACAGAGATGGAGTTCCGGTCATTAAAG TTGCCAATGACAACGCACCGGAGTATGCGCTGCGTCCCACCTTCCTGTCCACCTTCGCTCTCGCTACCGACCAAGGCAGTAAACTGGGACTGTCTAAGAACAAGAGCATCATCTGTTACTACAACACGTACCAG ATTGTTCAGTTTAACAGGTTACCACTGGTCATTAGCTTCATCGCCAGCAGTAACGccaacacag GTTTAATCATCAGCCTGGAGAAGGAACTTGTTCCGCTGATCGACGAGCTCAGACACGTGGTGGAGGTGGCTTAG
- the LOC114775199 gene encoding ragulator complex protein LAMTOR3 isoform X1, whose amino-acid sequence MADDLRRFLYKQLPSVEGLHAIVVTDRDGVPVIKVANDNAPEYALRPTFLSTFALATDQGSKLGLSKNKSIICYYNTYQIVQFNRLPLVISFIASSNANTGLIISLEKELVPLIDELRHVVEVA is encoded by the exons ATGGCGGAT GATCTGAGAAGGTTTTTATATAAACAGTTACCCAG tgtgGAGGGGCTACATGCTATCGTGGTGACGGACAGAGATGGAGTTCCGGTCATTAAAG TTGCCAATGACAACGCACCGGAGTATGCGCTGCGTCCCACCTTCCTGTCCACCTTCGCTCTCGCTACCGACCAAGGCAGTAAACTGGGACTGTCTAAGAACAAGAGCATCATCTGTTACTACAACACGTACCAG ATTGTTCAGTTTAACAGGTTACCACTGGTCATTAGCTTCATCGCCAGCAGTAACGccaacacag GTTTAATCATCAGCCTGGAGAAGGAACTTGTTCCGCTGATCGACGAGCTCAGACACGTGGTGGAGGTGGCTTAG
- the LOC114774731 gene encoding dual adapter for phosphotyrosine and 3-phosphotyrosine and 3-phosphoinositide-like, whose amino-acid sequence MSSCGSTHSTEGVTDELDSVSWYHYGLSRHAAEALLLSNGCDGSFLLRTSQHEANCFALSVRAKDSVKHFTVKRCSGRYAFGFSSFPSLQDFMCHIANQPLLGSETGHLIVLKFPYPRWVEEPPIYESVCVHTAIQSGRQHSDLTPVATALGTKEGYLVKQGSIIKSWKQRWFTLSRNQLKYFKDKMFMEPIRTLDLTACSAVQFDYSRERINCFCLVFPERTFYLCAKSGAEADEWIRILRWKLSQIRRGR is encoded by the exons aTGAGCAGCTGCGGTTCCACGCACTCCACCGAGGGTGTCACGGACGAGCTGGACTCTGTCAg CTGGTATCACTATGGTTTATCTCGCCATGCTGCTGAAGCTCTTCTCCTGTCTAATGGATGTGATGGGAGTTTCCTGCTCAGGACCAGTCAACATGAAGCCAACTGCTTCGCTCTGTCCGTCAG GGCCAAAGACTCGGTGAAGCATTTCACCGTGAAGCGCTGCAGTGGACGCTACGCGTTCGGATTCAGCAGCTTTCCCAGCCTGCAGGATTTCATGTGCCACATCGCCAACCAACCGCTGCTGGGCAGTGAGACAG GGCACCTGATTGTTCTGAAGTTCCCATATCCACGTTGGGTAGAGGAACCGCCAATTTAcgagtcagtgtgtgtgcacacagcCATTCAGTCTGGCCGCCAGCACTCTGACCTCACACCCGTCGCTACTgct ttggGCACTAAAGAGGGATACCTGGTGAAACAAGGTTCCATCATTAAG AGCTGGAAGCAGCGCTGGTTCACACTCAGCAGGAACCAGCTCAAGTACTTTAAGGATAAAATG TTTATGGAACCAATTAGAACCCTGGACTTGACTGCATGTTCTGCTGTCCAGTTCGACTACAGCCGGGAGAGAATAAACTGTTTCTG tCTGGTCTTTCCTGAACGTACATTCTATCTGTGTGCCAAGTCTGGGGCAGAAGCTGACGAGTGGATCAGAATCCTACGCTGGAAACTG TCACAGATAAGAAGAGGTAGATGA